A genomic segment from Pelecanus crispus isolate bPelCri1 chromosome 25, bPelCri1.pri, whole genome shotgun sequence encodes:
- the LOC142595944 gene encoding LOW QUALITY PROTEIN: SUN domain-containing protein 3-like (The sequence of the model RefSeq protein was modified relative to this genomic sequence to represent the inferred CDS: substituted 1 base at 1 genomic stop codon), which translates to MRELEETVAQVSAARGNILQAVREVLVDHGVQAEKREEILQLTQVAIKKVLENYLQMPDWALEAIGATIDEERTSKSYGEQGKKTWWLSPFAFSSGNPPETILQPRIAPGNCWAFQGSRGRVVIRLPEQIWPKAFTIXHISEAVSPSGEVSSAPKDFAVSGVDEATAETLLGTFTYDVHKEIAQTFHVQKELPRTFRYIKFQVQSNWGNPEYTCVYRVQVHGKMDREFHQGMITAAQAATSLDLSIYFFHACKQQVCFPIHKVPKQITLLE; encoded by the exons ATGCGGGAGCTCGAGGAGACGGTGGCTCAGGTGTCTGCTGCGAGGGGGAACATACTTCAGGCAGTGAGAGAGGTCCTCGTAGACCATGGTGTccaagcagagaagagagag gaaattcTGCAGTTGACACAGGTGGCAATTAAGAAGGTGCTTGAAAACTACCTCCAGATGCCTGACTGGGCTCTGGAAGCCATAG GTGCCACCATTGATGAGGAGAGGACATCCAAGAGTTATGGTGAGCAAGGCAAGAAGACCTGGTGGCTTTCTccatttgccttctcttctggAAACCCTCCAGAGACAATCTTGCAG CCCCGTATTGCCCCTGGCAACTGCTGGGCTTTCCAAGGATCTCGGGGCCGCGTGGTCATCCGGCTGCCTGAGCAAATCTGGCCAAAGGCTTTCACCATCTAGCATATCTCCGAGGCAGTCTCTCCTTCCGGGGAAGTCAGCAGTGCCCCCAAAGACTTTGCTGTCTCC GGAGTGGATGAGGCAACGGCAGAAACTCTCCTGGGGACATTCACCTACGACGTGCACAAGGAGATCGCTCAGACATTCCATGTGCAG aaggaGCTTCCCAGGACCTTTCGCTACATCAAATTCCAGGTGCAGAGCAACTGGGGAAACCCAGAGTACACCTGTGTGTACCGGGTACAGGTTCACGGGAAGATG GATCGAGAATTCCACCAgggcatgatcactgcagcccaggctgcaacCAGCCTTGACCTCTCTATTTACTTCTTCCATGCCTGCAAGCAACAGGTCTG CTTCCCAATTCACAAGGTCCCCAAGCAGATAACCTTGCTGGAATAA
- the LOC142595945 gene encoding LOW QUALITY PROTEIN: uncharacterized protein LOC142595945 (The sequence of the model RefSeq protein was modified relative to this genomic sequence to represent the inferred CDS: inserted 2 bases in 1 codon; deleted 1 base in 1 codon) produces MAKLQAIPGQTIQIGCQVTNGSTYRRPTEIKTIYTDSSRPKNCNSECYKITEPNSDCWYNLTYTKPIIVYCLWGFRGTELLFEFMIDMKSLPPQMSGNARTRPPISLTPFIFNAGPYIIKKYRSQQMLFNPSYSLKRVELAVQTNISAIKPTCSPFLNTSYAGWSAWLRKRTPISPTRSRRDVTGALGMGLGVLNSIDAEILANKLATVTSDLSALKHPLQSCLSALGTNQWLLSDMLPQWGEVNKKDHQLIVDALGTAQNNVSLALSCIQAQLWMQSIVAAIIREGEEGTLPTEIRKVIWDNANEFERTFQSWWYPVNFTNNPTDSKVTAFVLTIHDASVYTIYPIIALGLNHNGTILYPLEHRVWAQRNGNKWQTVDVNACIVREQQGFICESNTIKAQDICLDTEQNICHFEIQPNEAPETVLVYIGKGCICMRTLCDFLLVDDTIVDMSNYSNICVCNFTKIVGCDFNYSAPVTSYELLRSNYTLCQDLLPTPIGMDLTLVRKXLQHDDLDQLLKHIRRNRHRTLITVHRDAEEIYHVLERVKKDGEHHWWDTLFGWSPPSTGVLNRMLHPVVVLLILAVSCLILTIALYFKLWIRMKHLSHLVSPQDVYILDDPHYKTYVMYPIRSKYREA; encoded by the exons ATGGCTAAACTTCAGGCCATCCCAGGACAGACAATACAAATTGGCTGCCAAGTGACTAATGGATCTACTTATCGTCGGCCGACCGAAATTAAAACAATCTACACTGACTCTTCCAGACCGAAAAATTGTAATAGTGAGTGTTACAAAATAACTGAACCCAATTCGGATTGTTGGTATAATCTCACCTATACCAAACCTATAATTGTGTACTGTCTTTGGGGTTTCAGAGGCACTGAATTACTCTTTGAATTTATGATTGACATGAAGTCTCTGCCCCCACAAATGTCTGGAAATGCACGGACTCGGCCTCCCATTAGTCTAACTCCTTTCATCTTCAACGCAGGCccttacataattaaaaaatacaggtcA CAACAAATGCTGTTTAATCCATCATACTCCCTCAAACGAGTGGAATTAGCAGTGCAGACTAATATCTCTGCAATCAAACCTACCTGCTCACCATTCCTGAATACATCTTATGCAGGATGGTCAGCATGGTTACGCAAACGAACTCCCATCTCTCCAACACGATCAAGGAGAGATGTGACCGGTGCCTTGGGAATGGGACTAGGAGTCTTGAACAGCATAGATGCTGAAATACTTGCTAATAAATTAGCCACAGTAACCAGTGACTTAAGTGCATTGAAACACCCGTTACAATCTTGTCTTTCAGCTCTGGGAACTAACCAATGGCTCTTATCAGACATGCTGCCTCAGTGGGGAGAAGTAAATAAGAAAGACCACCAGTTGATTGTAGATGCACTCGGCACTGcccaaaataatgtttctctaGCTCTTAGTTGTATCCAAGCCCAACTGTGGATGCAATCAATAGTAGCTGCAATAATACGGGAAGGTGAAGAAGGCACCTTGCCCACTGAAATCCGAAAAGTCATTTGGGATAATGCAAATGAATTTGAGAGAACATTCCAGTCCTGGTGGTATCCAGTTAATTTCACTAATAACCCTACTGACAGCAAAGTCACCgcttttgttttaacaataCACGATGCTTCGGTATACACCATATACCCAATCATCGCGTTAGGGTTGAATCACAATGGTACCATACTCTATCCTTTAGAGCATAGAGTATGGGCCCAACGAAATGGGAACAAATGGCAAACTGTTGATGTCAATGCATGCATTGTACGAGAACAGCAAGGATTCATTTGTGAGAGTAATACCATCAAGGCTCAAGACATTTgtcttgacactgaacaaaatatttgtcattttgaaatacaacccAATGAAGCCCCTGAAACCGTACTAGTATATATTGGGAAAGGATGTATTTGTATGAGAACCCTCTGTGATTTTTTATTAGTAGATGACACTATTGTAGATATGAGCAATTactcaaatatttgtgtttgtaacTTCACCAAAATTGTAGGATGTGACTTCAATTATTCAGCTCCTGTTACGTCTTATGAACTGCTACGATCTAACTATACATTGTGTCAAGATTTACTACCTACTCCTATTGGAATGGATCTCACATTGGTGAGGAA CTTGCAACACGATGACCTGGACCAACTGCTAAAACACATCCGAAGAAATAGACACAGAACTCTCATCACTGTTCATCGTGATGCTGAGGAGATATACCATGTCTTGGAAAGAGTAAAGAAAGACGGAGAACACCACTGGTGGGACACTCTGTTTGGATGGTCACCACCCTCAACAGGAGTTCTAAATAGGATGCTTCACCCTGTAGTTGTTTTACTAATACTTGCTGTATCGTGTCTTATTTTAAccattgctttatattttaagCTTTGGATTAGGATGAAACATTTGTCTCATCTAGTATCCCCACAAGATGTGTATATACTCGACGATCCTCACTACAAAACATATGTGATGTACCCAATACGTTCCAAATATCGTGAAGCTTGA